The window TTGCAGTACAAAGTTGCACTGCAAACAGGAGAGACCGTCATACAGACCAAACCAAGCATGAACCGAGTAAATCCCACTAGCATTATTGATTTCTGAAGGTCGCTCGACTAGCATTTTTAGCTGGAGTGTCGTAGAAACTGAATTAAGCGCAGTGAAAAGGCCCTGAATGTGCAAAGGTTCAGTAGAAAAAAAGGCCCTTTTGGCTGGCGTGGCAGCCATAATCAAAGGCGGATTCTTCGATGGGATCAGGAAACCAGCATGtcgcttttccggtggactcacgtCGCAGCATCCTCGAAAGGGTGCCCAACCCAAATCACGGTGCCTTTTTGTGCGCGTATGTTCTCTCTGGATTCTGGACCTGTGAACAAGGACAGATGGCTACCGGGCGAGCATGGGGGCTTCGTAGAACGAGTACGGGGGGCTTCACCTTCGTGGAACGGGTATACGAGTTGTTGGCGCAGCGTGCTTTTCGTTGAACGAGCATGGAGTTCATTCGCATTTGCTTTGCTACCTTGACAGAATCAACCGTATAATTATGGATTTGTACTACTGTTAGCTTGTTTGATCTCGTAAGAATCTGGATGGGGACGGGTCGCTGTAGCCCCAGTTCCAAAGCAATGATGGGAGGATTTACGAACAGGATGTGGACGCCTTGAACTCGGTCAAGATGGCACCCACTTTTCTTCGTCAGCTTGCGCTGGACATAATTAGCACTGCCACGTCACCCCTCCAGTCATAAGAGAATCATAGCTAGTGATAATAAGAGAATCGTAGCTGAAAGAACACGGCTGTGAACGATTGGATACATGATTGGAAACCATATTAGGCTAGCTAGTGTTTCAGAAGCTGTTTTTTTTCAGCTTTGTGTATGATCGATTCAAAACGTTCTACTTCTAACGGTGTTGTTACTCTGACGTGTTTGCAGCTTGGATGAAGGCACCATCGAGGCCCTGTTCGGCACGGCGGCGGTGAACCGCAAGACGAAATCCGCGGACGCCAAGGACTCCTCGAGCGGCCTCGGGCGCTCGACCTCGGAGGAGCAGATATTCCTGATTGAGCCACGCAAGtctcacaacatctccatcatcctcCGGTCCCTCACCGTGGGGCGGGACGAGATCATCGACGCGCTGCGTGATGGCAACACCGAGCTCGGCACTGACGTCCTCGAGAAGCTGTCCAGGCTCAGCATCTCCAAGGAGGAAGAGGCCACCATCCTGAAGTTCTCTGGAAACCCCGACAGGCTTGCCCCCGCAGAGGCCTTCCTTCTCCGGCTCCTGCTCGACGTGCCCAACCCGTTTGCCCGTGTCAATGCGCTGCTATTCAAGGTAAACTACGCTTCTGAGATTGCTGTGCTCAAGCAATCGCTCCAGACTTTGGAGATGGCAAGCCAGGAGCTGAGGACGAAGGGGCTCTTCTTTAAGCTGCTTGAGGCGGTGCTCAAGGCAGGGAACAGGATGAATGCCGGCACGGCGCGGGGGAACGCGCAGGCCTTCAACCTCACAGCACTGCGCAAACTCAATGACGTGAAGAGCACTGATGGAGGCACCACGCTGCTGCACTTTGTCATCGAGGAAGTTGTGCGCGCAGAGGGGAAACGCCTTGCCATCAACCGCAACTACACCATCCGTCGCTCTGGTAGCCTCGCCAAGAGCAGCGTCGATGGCGGAATTTCAGCAGCTGGCTCCGCTGGCCAGGGGCCATCACGCGAGGACAGGCAGAACGAGTACTTGAACCTAGGATTGCCCATTGTTGGAGGTCTCAGCAGTGAGTTTGCCAATGTGAAGAAGGCTGCGACTGTGGACTATGATGTGACTGCCAATGAATGCGCAATCTTAGGCAACCGACTCGCGGGCATCAAGAAGCTCCTGGAGACCTGCGGGGACGATGGATTCTCAAGAGGGCTGAGAGGCTTTGTCAATGCTGCGGAGCAAGAGCTGAAGGCACTGAGTGGAGTGCAGGAGAAAGTGCTTGATCTGGTTCAACGGACAACGGAGTACTACCATGCAGGTGCTACCAAGGACAGGAACGCGCATCCCCTCCAGTTGTTCGTCATTGTGAGGGACTTCCTGGGGATGGTGGACCAGGCATGTGTGGACATCAAGAGAAGACTGCAGCAGCAAAAGAAGCCACCACCCCCATCATCACAGCCAacatcggcggcggcggcctcgaCGGCCGCTAAGGGGCCAGCTGAAGCAGCTAAGGGGGCAGCTGATGGTGCTAAGGCGGTAGCTGGTGGTACGGCGGCAGCACCACCGGCTCAGAAACCGCCACCAGAAGAAGCAGATAGCAAAAGGAAGAGGGTCATGCCAAGATTCCCAAACTTGCCAGCGCACTTTATGAAGGACGGCGCAGACTCTGATTCAAGTAGTGATGAGGAATAGAATGTATGGAGAGGTGTAAATGGAGATTCAAGTAGTGATAATGAAATTGTTTGTGTTGGTTCTTTTCTCCAGTTCTTTACAGATCCATGTCGACAACAGTAGATACAGTTACATATATCCAGAAATTGAACTTGAAACCGTAAAAAAAAGGATATTTTAGCTAACTGGTAACCATTTGTCCATGGTACAACAAAGAATTGCCTACCTACAACAAATGACCAACGCGGTACTTACAATTTACAGGCTTTCAGCCAGCAAGCTCACTTAGCGGTACTCGATCCATGACGCTGCAAGCAATTTGTGCATTTTTCTGGAGAACCGGATCTATATCTGGCAATTTTGGAATCTGGAATATAACACAGTGAGTATTATGCAATGTAATGCAGATCATAGTATAGTATAATCGAGCTTAAGGACTCTAAGATTGCCCGAAAAGTAAAAAAGGAACAGTATTAACATATCATCGAACTTAAGGAACAAAACAAATCAAGTACGATATTACCATGAAAATTGACAACAAAATTAACAACACGTTGGAGATATACAGAATCTGCAAACCCAATAACATACCTGAGCTAGTAAATCCATCGTTCGTCTGAGCAGACGGGCTAAATCTCCATCATCCATTGCAGAGCCCATCATTATCTCTCTCCATGTCAACCCTGACGCCCAGGCTTCAACCATTCCAGCAAACTGGGTATCTATTTCGCAAGGTATCTGCATGCCAAGAAGCAAGTAGATGAGAAAAGTAACGAGGGCAACTATTGATTTAAAGACACAGGAGAATAGGAACATCATGTGCCAAACCTTTACGCCATGTTTCTCTTGGAGATCGAGGAGTGAGTTTCTCTGCTCTTCTAAATAGTTTATGACACCAACAACAACTGAGGACGGTTCATACACAAAACTGCAAAATTTTAAACAATCACCATGATGCCTAAGAAAACGCATGAGGAAGTATTTTTATTCAAAAACGTTGACAAATTTTGGGCTGGAGATTGAATACACTGGAGTTCTCACTTTAAGTAAATGATAACAGAAAATATTACTGGCTGCACCTTCTATGGTATCACTTTAAGTAAATGATAACACAAAATATTACTGGCTGCACCTTCTATGGTATGAACATATTTGTCACTCAATAGGCCACGGCAATATATGGTGACAACTGATTGGATAAACACTTTTTATTGATGATGAAGCATATTGATCAACCATTCAAGAGTTCAGTTCATGTACTCGTCTAAATATTAACTGCATCAATACAAAGCTTATTTGGGGCAGCAAACATGCTGGTCCGCAATTTACCACAGCACGTGGGATTGATGGTCCAATTGATTTATATTATATGCCAGTGTATTTCCACAGATTCGGGCCACAACATGAAGGATAGGGACAGCTGTACAGGTATAAACATGACATAACAGGAGGCTTTACAAGCCAATAGCCATAGCAAGTTGTAAGCATGAGAAATAGGTGCCGTTGTTGAAATGTGTACCTGCTATTCTTCCAAGGACGAAGTTTGATCCCTTCTGACACTAAGCTTCCACACACTGCTGCCAGTTGAGATGGCTTCAGATCCAAAAGGACCTTGTTCCTAAGAACCATAGCAAGCCAGAGTTCGTTTTCCCCTCAGTATGGCTGCGGCCGTTTCACCCAAAGGATAGATTACTTGGGTGTTGATATCTAACACTCTAGCCTCTTGTATGACATTGCTAATCTGGTAAACATCCATTTAGAGAATCGAAAATTAATGTCTgagaaactacttagtacttaccaATGACAAGCATAAGGCTGTAACTTAGTATTGCGCAATCATATTGGTTAAGCACAAGATCCTGAATGCCTTCACCAAATCATGGCATTTTATAGAGAAACAGCATATATTTCAACAAAATATTACACATGAGATGGTTCAGAGGGAGTGTTTAATTAGTGTGGCGGAAGAATGAAAGGTGGTCAAGGAGCACTGGCTGGGGCTGAATGGGGGCACGGTAGGAAGCAACAGGAGATGCTACAGTGACTTCAATATATTTTCGGTCTCATGTGGTTCGGTTACGAAGTTACTTAATGCATGAAGTGGAAGCAACTAACTCAATGTACACTATACATATAATGATACGATTAAAAAAAATACTAGAGTGCTTTCAACAACTATATAGTTCAATTAGATAGGTTCATCAAACATATAAAAGCATACATGGTTACCTGCAAAAATTCTTTCCAACCAGTTGGTTCAATTTGCATTATGCGTCTAGTCAAACGACGGGATCTAGCTTCCAAACGCTCAATCTTTTCTTTTGTAAAATTTCTCATGTCAATGATCTTTTGAAATTCTCTAAAACCCTTAGTACTCCTGATTGTTTTCTTCAATTGTGAAACCTTCCTCCTCTGTTGCTTGTGAGATTCTACAGCGGTCTGATGTTCCTGGGAGAATCGTTCCACCTATGAAGAAAGAGTAACAAAAAAAAGTTCAATGCCAAAAAGTCAAGAGAACTGCAAGTTGCTAGTTCAATTCCAAAACGTCAACAGAACTGCATGCCAAAATGTCAACAGAACTGCAAGTTGCAAATGATAATTCGTAACTTCGTACCAGACACGATTTGAATAGCATTACATGATAATATATGAAATGAGGATGTGCATGTTAGGTTGGTTATTATCAACATTAGAAGGAACTGTCAGTACTCAGTAGCGCAGTGTATTACTGGTCTGACGACATGATTGACCAAACTATTAGAAGACACGGATGAAAAGAACTGTCAGTAGTACGGTATATTACTCCTGCAGTCCTATGGTCCGACCACTATAATTAAACAACCTATTACAAGACACAAGACACAGATGGGAGAAATGAACACTTAGTGAATCTTGTGAGAAATCAATATCCTTTaaagatccaaaataagtgtcgcagttttgaactggggttagttcaaaactgcgacacttattatggatcgcAGGTAGTAACAGATAACTCTAATTTACAATAAAAGCACGAAATATTGGGAAAGCCAAGGAGTAAGTGCAAACCTTATCGTCTTCTGAGAGGCTATTAAGCACAGGAACATTTAGACTCCACGACCATGTGTCTAGGGATCCATCCATGCATAACAAAAAACCATGTTCTGATTTTGCGATTTTATCCCAGATCATGTCTTCACGCAAAAGGAGCTGCTTCAGGGTTTCTCTAGGGAGTGGCCCACCCTCCACTGAAGGAACAGCAGGTAGACCTGTCTGGTAAACAGTTTTTATCCATTTTTCTGTGAATAGATACCATGAATTATCTGAACTCAAAGCAACATAGTATGATGGACAAAGAAGTTGTCCCTCACTATCAACTTCTTGCTTGCCTGTTCCAATAGAATCATCTTCCAGCTGCAATAGTTATTTTCATAAGAACACACGAGGAGGA is drawn from Triticum dicoccoides isolate Atlit2015 ecotype Zavitan chromosome 6B, WEW_v2.0, whole genome shotgun sequence and contains these coding sequences:
- the LOC119322229 gene encoding formin-like protein 16; translated protein: MAPSPLLPLLLLLAAAVVCPLAAGQQRNVQTRFPSTRTPAVAVPPPPIVPPSPSPTGPAILPPQSASSSSSSTKRSDIAVAVVSTALSSFALCGLAFFLFLRHGKKKELTHAAGGNGRQDAALAGKLPERAPKRPPRGGMVDENGLDAIYWREFEKEGEGGGRGRKPAGGWRLPQPPPRQSRAERWPEAQASPGPSPPRPRKGKIDQEPLIPRGSLDSSSAVFDESPRPPSASSSSSFSVAAPEAYARPAAAAIAVSSVPRPSPPPAPAAPPSASASASLARPPGRGSPPPPPPPMATTSPPQAPKGPPPPPAPKGPPPPPAPKGPPPPPAPRGPPPPPPPGGKKGGPPPPPPPGGKKGGPPPPPAWASSSRPPAAPGGPSGADDLAKLKPLHWDKVNVAATDHSMVWDKLTGGSFNLDEGTIEALFGTAAVNRKTKSADAKDSSSGLGRSTSEEQIFLIEPRKSHNISIILRSLTVGRDEIIDALRDGNTELGTDVLEKLSRLSISKEEEATILKFSGNPDRLAPAEAFLLRLLLDVPNPFARVNALLFKVNYASEIAVLKQSLQTLEMASQELRTKGLFFKLLEAVLKAGNRMNAGTARGNAQAFNLTALRKLNDVKSTDGGTTLLHFVIEEVVRAEGKRLAINRNYTIRRSGSLAKSSVDGGISAAGSAGQGPSREDRQNEYLNLGLPIVGGLSSEFANVKKAATVDYDVTANECAILGNRLAGIKKLLETCGDDGFSRGLRGFVNAAEQELKALSGVQEKVLDLVQRTTEYYHAGATKDRNAHPLQLFVIVRDFLGMVDQACVDIKRRLQQQKKPPPPSSQPTSAAAASTAAKGPAEAAKGAADGAKAVAGGTAAAPPAQKPPPEEADSKRKRVMPRFPNLPAHFMKDGADSDSSSDEE